GGAACACGAGAGGTTTCTGGGTGGGCTTTCGGAGAAGATCGGGGATGTGGAAACCTTTTACCGGTTTTTACGGAGGATCGCCGTGAGAGTGAGCGCGAGGAACACTTTTTTGGGAAAGGTAGCCGGCATAAAAAAAGGTGCTGTAAGCACGGAGGTGACGCTGTCGCTCAAGGGAGGCGACACGGTAGTCGCGGTCATCACGAAGGAGAGCGCGGAAAGCCTGGGGCTCCGGAAGGGGGCGGATGCGTACGGCATCATCAAGGCGAGTTCGGTCCTGCTGGGAAAAGATCTCCACGAAGCGAAGATCAGCGCCCGGAACCTGCTGTGCGGCACCGTGGAGACGCTCGCGGAAGGGCCGGTGAACGAGGAAGTGACCGTAAAACTTTCGGGAGGAAATATTCTGACCTCTATCATAACCCGGGAAAGCGCGAAGAAACTTGCACTGAAACACGGCGACCACGTATGCGCCGTCGTCAAGGCGTCAAGCGTCATCCTGGGGGTGAGCGGATGACCAGGCCGGGGGCGGAGAGGTTCCGCTGCCCGATGTCGTTTCTTTTTTCGTTCGCTTTCCTTTTAATACTTGCGGCGGATGTGAATCATCCCGCTCCGGCATTCGCGCAGGATCGGCTGCGCATGTCCACAACCACTTCCACGGAGAACTCCGGGCTCCTCGCGGTACTCCTTCCCCCCTTCGAGAAAAAATACGGGTGCAAGATCGATGTGATCGCGG
This genomic window from Deltaproteobacteria bacterium contains:
- a CDS encoding TOBE domain-containing protein, which gives rise to MSRTKYPLEVSGTVWLGKGDDVLLGSDRIGLLEKIGECGSITKAARAAGISYKTAWDIVSAVNNLSEKPLVRRMTGGKGGGGTVLTEEGKDVVRRYRVLQKEHERFLGGLSEKIGDVETFYRFLRRIAVRVSARNTFLGKVAGIKKGAVSTEVTLSLKGGDTVVAVITKESAESLGLRKGADAYGIIKASSVLLGKDLHEAKISARNLLCGTVETLAEGPVNEEVTVKLSGGNILTSIITRESAKKLALKHGDHVCAVVKASSVILGVSG